TAAATCAAAGTTTAATAAATGATAAATATGGGACATATACATTTATTGGATATATTATTAATAATTATCCCTTTAAAGAAGATACACCATTAAATAAGACTTGTTTAAGATGTGGAGAATGCATAGAAGCTTGTCCAGGAAAAGCCCTGTATGATGACTTTAATATGGATGCTAAGAAATGTGTATCCTATTTAACTCAGAAAAAGGAAGAGTTAAGGGTGGATGAGATTGAAAAAGTGAAAAAGGCAAAAAAGGTATTTGGTTGTGATGTATGTCAGCAAGTTTGTCCTCACAACAAAAATGTAGCAAAAACTAATATTATAGAGTTTAAGGAAGATTTACTTACTAGTTTAGACAAAGGGGAAATAGAGAACATGTCTAATAAAGGTTTTAAAAGAGAATATGGGAATAGAGCCTTTAGTTGGAGAGGTAGAAAAATAATAAGTAGAAATTTTTCATATATGGATTAAAAAAGGAGTAACCATTTGGTTACTCCTTAAAATTTATGTTATTAAACGATTCCGTGAGCCTTCATAGCTTCAGCAACTTTTAAGAAACCAGCAATGTTTGCTCCAGCAACATAGTTACCTTCCATACCGTATTCCTTAGCAGCCTTTTGAGCAGCAGCAAAGATGTTAACCATGATTTGGTCTAACTTAGCGTCAACTTCTTCGAATGTCCAAGAAAGTCTCATGCTGTTTTGAGACATTTCAAGAGCAGAAGTAGCAACTCCACCAGCATTTGCAGCCTTAGCAGGTCCAACTAATACTCCATTTTCTAAGAAATATTCTAAAGCTTCGTTTGTACAAGGCATGTTAGCACCTTCTCCAACAGCTAGAACTCCGTTGTCAACTAATTTCTTAGCAGTTTCTAAGTTAATATCATTTTGAGTTGCAGATGGAAGAGCGATGTCACACTTAACACCCCAGATTCCTTGTTGTCCTTCAAAGTACTTAGCTTCTGGATGGTGGTTAACGTACTCTTTAATTCTCTTTCTTTCTACTTCTTTGATTTGCTTAATAGTATCTAAGTTGATACCGTTTTCATCAACTATGTATCCAGAAGAGTCACACATAGCGATAACTTTAGCTCCATATTGAGTAACTTTTTCGCAT
The sequence above is a segment of the Anaeromicrobium sediminis genome. Coding sequences within it:
- the queG gene encoding tRNA epoxyqueuosine(34) reductase QueG; translation: MKEKLKKYCNNIGIEYVGIAPIRPYNELKDIIKKREENNWLSGMEEGDIEKRIDPKLIMDDCRSIIVCLFPYYIKDINSNISNYTYGKDYHMVVKEKLNQIGSYLSSEIEGFKYEAFTDTGPLADRYLAYMAGLGFFGLNQSLINDKYGTYTFIGYIINNYPFKEDTPLNKTCLRCGECIEACPGKALYDDFNMDAKKCVSYLTQKKEELRVDEIEKVKKAKKVFGCDVCQQVCPHNKNVAKTNIIEFKEDLLTSLDKGEIENMSNKGFKREYGNRAFSWRGRKIISRNFSYMD